CCAATCTTGAGCGCGTCCGGAATACGATCGATACCGGCGTCTGCAGCCCCGCGCCAGGCGCGGCCATTCCATGCGGCGACTATCTCGGGTTCGGCGACCTGACCCCGCAGGTGCTCGACTATATTCTCTTCACCTCGCGCGACCGCGGCGGGAACGAGCTCGCGACGGTCACCGCCGACCTCAACGGCGACCTTTTCAAGCTGCCCGCGGGTCCCGTCTCCTTCGCGGCCGGTGTCGTCTATCGTAAGGAAAAGGGCTGGCGCGATCCCGATCCGCTTACCGTTCTGGGGATCGCCAATACAAACCAGCAGAGTCCGATTTCGGGAACGAGCGTCGCCAAGGAGGCCTATCTCGAACTTTCGGTGCCCATTCTCGCCGATACGCCCTTCTTCCAGGCGCTGACCGCTGGCGGGGCGGTACGCTATTCGAACTACGACCTGTTCGGCAGCGACTGGAACTACAAGGCGAGCCTCGACTGGGTTATCAATGACAGCTTCCGTTTGCGCGGCACCTATGGCACCGGCTTTCGTATCCCGAACGTCCCTGAACTATTCGGCGGTGTGTCGGAAGGCAATCTGACGACGACCGACCCTTGCTCGCGTTATTCGACCAGCGGCAACGCGACGTTGATCGCAAACTGCCAGGCGTCGGGCGTGCCAGCCAATTATGTTCAGCTCGGCACCACCATCCTGACCACGGTCGGGGGCAATGAGGACCTCCAGCCCGAGAGCTCGACGACATGGACGGTCGGTACGGTCGTCACGCCCAAGGGACTGGTTCCGGGACTGTCGCTCACCGCCGACTGGTTCGACATCAAAATCAAGGATGCGATCCGCGCCATTCCAGGATCGACCAAGCTTGCCATCTGTTATGCCAGCGCCAACCTGTCGCATCCCTTCTGCGATGATTTTACGCGCAGCCCATTGACCGGGGAGGTCACCTTCCTCTCCGCGCAGCCGATCAACACCGGTCGCGAAGAGATGAACGGCCTCGATCTCGGCCTAGTCTACAATAACGATATCGGCGCCTTGAATGTCTCGCTCGACGTCAACCTGACCTACCTCAACAAATATGTCGTCCTGCCCTTCCCCGGGGGCGCACCGATCGATTTCGACGGATTCATCGGCGGGGGGAACGGCGGTTATCCGAAGTGGCGCGGCTATGGCGTCCTGACCGCGGAAAAGGACGGCATCAGTGCGACCTGGTCGACGCAGTGGATCGGCAAGGCGACCGACTTCAACGCGGCCCCCGGGGAGATCGGCTACCGAACGCCCAACGTCTTCTATCACAATCTCCAGGTCGCATTTGAGATCGACGAGAAGACGCGGTTCCAGGTTGGTGTCGACAATCTTTTCGATCGGAAGGCTCCCTATATCCAGAGTTTCACCGATGCGAACACCGACACGATGACATACGACCTGCTCGGACGGCGTTTCTACGTCGGCTTCCGAAC
This genomic interval from Sphingopyxis chilensis contains the following:
- a CDS encoding TonB-dependent receptor domain-containing protein, with protein sequence MSIRKSLLASGAVLATIATPAFAQDGAPTASGVEASQSGSEIVVTGSRIRRQDLAGVGPATVVSAEQIENTGVVNIETVLQRLPANAGFAGNQTSAYWANNGYGTAQVNLRGLGIKRTLVLLNGRRLVAGGTGANSSPDLNMIPVAALARTDVLKDGASAIYGADAMAGVVNLVTRTDYEGLGLSVRQGITEKGDGSDFTADLLWGVRNDRGGFMAAVTYQKTSAVNMATRAPCSLAETTPGALGCVNSASTIGGRAVLPNGQQINFNQLLGGNGDFFEPYSAAKHNFNSNPFLNAVSPVERVSTAFFADYDLTDNIEAFGEFLYTFRKSNQIATPGTLRNLAIAASNPTNPTGQDIVLIQRRLAEPGPRQFFQETDTWQGTFGLRGKLSNDWGWEVAGAFGRNTAVDGSTNIANLERVRNTIDTGVCSPAPGAAIPCGDYLGFGDLTPQVLDYILFTSRDRGGNELATVTADLNGDLFKLPAGPVSFAAGVVYRKEKGWRDPDPLTVLGIANTNQQSPISGTSVAKEAYLELSVPILADTPFFQALTAGGAVRYSNYDLFGSDWNYKASLDWVINDSFRLRGTYGTGFRIPNVPELFGGVSEGNLTTTDPCSRYSTSGNATLIANCQASGVPANYVQLGTTILTTVGGNEDLQPESSTTWTVGTVVTPKGLVPGLSLTADWFDIKIKDAIRAIPGSTKLAICYASANLSHPFCDDFTRSPLTGEVTFLSAQPINTGREEMNGLDLGLVYNNDIGALNVSLDVNLTYLNKYVVLPFPGGAPIDFDGFIGGGNGGYPKWRGYGVLTAEKDGISATWSTQWIGKATDFNAAPGEIGYRTPNVFYHNLQVAFEIDEKTRFQVGVDNLFDRKAPYIQSFTDANTDTMTYDLLGRRFYVGFRTAF